The Candidatus Caldatribacterium sp. genomic interval TTTCACTGCTCGAGGGGATCTCGATCGGTACGTGGACTTCCTTCTTGCGAGAGAAATCCCACCCCTCATTGAGGTTGTGGAGAAAGAAGAGGTTGTTCCTGTGTCACCTCTTGAGCAATGGGCTCAGGAGTTTCCGGAGGCTTCTCCCTTTGTCCTTCAGGAGGTAACCCCCGTACCTTCCCCCACTCAGTTGGAGGAAAAGCCCGAAAGACCGACACCACAAAAGACGGTGCGGGCTGAAACTCCCCCACCCTCGGGCAAGGGGGCTTTCCTCCAGGCAGGGGCCTTTTCCCAGGAAAAGAATGCCCAAGCCATGGTGGATACGCTCCGGCGTTTTGGGTACAATGCAGTCATTGAACGTGCTTCAGGGATGTACCGGGTGCGGGTTTACGGGTTTCCTTCCCTCGAAGAGGCTCAAAAAGCAGCGGCAAA includes:
- a CDS encoding SPOR domain-containing protein → MMFRRLFRRRDPVEIIVVLCGAAIVVVFSFFTARGDLDRYVDFLLAREIPPLIEVVEKEEVVPVSPLEQWAQEFPEASPFVLQEVTPVPSPTQLEEKPERPTPQKTVRAETPPPSGKGAFLQAGAFSQEKNAQAMVDTLRRFGYNAVIERASGMYRVRVYGFPSLEEAQKAAAKLRSQGIECFAGK